A region from the Acanthopagrus latus isolate v.2019 chromosome 8, fAcaLat1.1, whole genome shotgun sequence genome encodes:
- the arpin gene encoding arpin, with protein sequence MSRIYHNTSLQNKPVHNDKFDRVWSPSTYESGPGILLEGKLLDVSRHAIIDVSGQKARFLVLYIKPSRIHQRRFESSGKEIEPNFSDTKKVNTGFLMSSYKVEAKGESDRLSEEQLSELVNKAELLKITDAHRPSGTWAFWYPESEMDKTELETGQDVRLKTRGNGPFIFSLAKVDGGTVTKCNFAGDEKAGASWTDKIMANKADGASTQKPGDGEGAEEDEWDD encoded by the exons ATGAGCCGAATCTATCACAACACGTCTTTACAGAACAAACCAGTCCACAATGACAAGTTTGACCGCGTGTGGTCTCCCTCCACGTATGAAAG TGGCCCCGGGATCCTGCTAGAGGGAAAGCTGCTGGATGTTTCCAGACATGCAATCATTGACGTCAGCGGTCAGAAG GCCCGTTTCCTTGTGCTGTACATCAAACCCAGTCGCATCCATCAGAGGAGGTTTGAAAGCAGCGGGAAGGAGATTGAGCCAAACTTCAGCGACACCAAAAAGGTCAACACTGGTTTCCTCATGTCCTCCTACA AGGTGGAAGCTAAAGGGGAGTCAGACCGTCTGTCTGAGGAGCAGCTGTCGGAGCTCGTGAACAAAGCCGAGCTGCTGAAGATAACTGACGCGCACCGACCCAGCGGGACCTGGGCCTTCTGGTACCCCGAGTCTGAGATGGACAAAACAGAGCTGGAAACAGGACAGGACGTCCGGCTGAAGACCAGAGGAAACGGTCCTTTCATAT TCTCCTTAGCCAAAGTGGACGGTGGCACGGTAACCAAGTGCAACTTTGCTGGGGACGAGAAGGCCGGAGCATCATGGACGGACAAGATCATGGCCAACAAAGCAGACGGAGCCAGCACTCAGAAGCccggagatggagagggagcagaggaggatgaatgG GATGACTGA
- the fam169b gene encoding protein FAM169B isoform X1 codes for MTLYLAFTRGWRCKTKKQDVKAMYPVDLPAVDDSDLTSASEQYLSSLESRARGNEVFQASQTSEVAITANNVRRLQLFEDDQPDCSLLALHPPDDPTQVLALYLHDKWWCVADVLRTSSTSRSGLMLAQSIVERVIVFLLSQVVDRLPEEEVLFSQHPRTESCKLLWRDSQAVGFYTVKHKGSLCDSWSSQAYLLPVLDTVLVRASWRRRGCGLHMLEDFCNSLSTEEFMGVSSPLSPSMVAVCRKFLQQNEDYQERLYEVEAPGGWLQRRNIWLNIKLGRYSICFNEESGPTSGETQRNEKQSNNCRPEPTSFNICDVNTPPATGSSEEQIKPCDPSQGGSSPSSKTSGTGCSPAAHADELDRGPPTRPAKLNTKQALMLQPSLSTEPCREKPDSEETQERIKRVRRT; via the exons ATGACGTTATATCTCGCATTCACCAGAGGGTGGCGCTGCAAGACCAAGAAACAAGACGTCAAG GCCATGTACCCTGTGGACCTTCCAGCTGTGGATGACAGTGACCTGACGTCAGCGTCTGAACAGTACCTCTCCTCTTTAGAGTCCAGAGCACGCGGAAATGAAGTGTTTCAAGCATCACAGACATCCGAG GTAGCAATAACTGCAAACAATGTAAGACGGTTGCAGCTGTTTGAAGATGACCAGCCCGACTGTTCGCTTCTGGCGCTTCACCCTCCAGACGATCCAACGCAAG TGCTGGCTTTATACCTGCATGACAAGTGGTGGTGTGTGGCTGACGTCCTGCGAACATCCAGCACATCCAGAAGTGGTTTGATGTtg GCGCAGTCGATTGTGGAGAGGGTGATTGTGTTCCTGCTCAGTCAGGTAGTGGACAGACTcccagaggaggaggtgttgttCTCCCAGCACCCCCGCACAGAGAGCTGTAAACTGCTGTGGAGAGACAGCCAGGCGGTCGGCTTCTACACCGTCAAACACAAAG GCAGCCTGTGTGACAGCTGGAGCAGTCAAGCCTACCTGCTGCCTGTTCTGGACACAGTGCTGGTGAGGgcgagctggaggaggagaggctgtgGCCTTCACATGCTGGAGGATTTCTGCAACTCGCTCTCCACAGAGGAGTTTATGGGAGTCAGCTCTCCATTATCACCCAGCATGGTGGCAG tgtgcagGAAGTTCCTGCAGCAAAATGAAGATTATCAAGAGCGTCTGTATGAAGTGGAGGCTCCAGGGGGCTGGCTTCAGAGAAGAAACATCTGGCTCAACATCAAGCTGGGCCGCTATTCCATCT GTTTTAATGAGGAGAGTGGTCCAACAtcaggagaaacacagaggaatgaA AAGCAGTCTAACAACTGCCGACCTGAACCGACCTCATTCAACATCTGCGACGTCAACACTCCACCGGCAACAGGCTCTTCTGAGGAACAAATTAAACCGTGCGATCCAAGCCAAGGAGGAAGCTCCCCAAGCAGCAAGACCTCTGGAACAGGATGTAGTCCTGCAGCCCACGCTGATGAGCTGGACCGTGGACCTCCCACCAGACCGGCAAAGTTGAACACAAAACAAGCCCTGATGTTGCAGCCCTCTCTATCTACAGAGCCTTGCAGAGAGAAGCCAgattcagaggaaacacaagaaaGAATCAAACGAGTCAGAAGGACATGA
- the fam169b gene encoding protein FAM169B isoform X2, with translation MYPVDLPAVDDSDLTSASEQYLSSLESRARGNEVFQASQTSEVAITANNVRRLQLFEDDQPDCSLLALHPPDDPTQVLALYLHDKWWCVADVLRTSSTSRSGLMLAQSIVERVIVFLLSQVVDRLPEEEVLFSQHPRTESCKLLWRDSQAVGFYTVKHKGSLCDSWSSQAYLLPVLDTVLVRASWRRRGCGLHMLEDFCNSLSTEEFMGVSSPLSPSMVAVCRKFLQQNEDYQERLYEVEAPGGWLQRRNIWLNIKLGRYSICFNEESGPTSGETQRNEKQSNNCRPEPTSFNICDVNTPPATGSSEEQIKPCDPSQGGSSPSSKTSGTGCSPAAHADELDRGPPTRPAKLNTKQALMLQPSLSTEPCREKPDSEETQERIKRVRRT, from the exons ATGTACCCTGTGGACCTTCCAGCTGTGGATGACAGTGACCTGACGTCAGCGTCTGAACAGTACCTCTCCTCTTTAGAGTCCAGAGCACGCGGAAATGAAGTGTTTCAAGCATCACAGACATCCGAG GTAGCAATAACTGCAAACAATGTAAGACGGTTGCAGCTGTTTGAAGATGACCAGCCCGACTGTTCGCTTCTGGCGCTTCACCCTCCAGACGATCCAACGCAAG TGCTGGCTTTATACCTGCATGACAAGTGGTGGTGTGTGGCTGACGTCCTGCGAACATCCAGCACATCCAGAAGTGGTTTGATGTtg GCGCAGTCGATTGTGGAGAGGGTGATTGTGTTCCTGCTCAGTCAGGTAGTGGACAGACTcccagaggaggaggtgttgttCTCCCAGCACCCCCGCACAGAGAGCTGTAAACTGCTGTGGAGAGACAGCCAGGCGGTCGGCTTCTACACCGTCAAACACAAAG GCAGCCTGTGTGACAGCTGGAGCAGTCAAGCCTACCTGCTGCCTGTTCTGGACACAGTGCTGGTGAGGgcgagctggaggaggagaggctgtgGCCTTCACATGCTGGAGGATTTCTGCAACTCGCTCTCCACAGAGGAGTTTATGGGAGTCAGCTCTCCATTATCACCCAGCATGGTGGCAG tgtgcagGAAGTTCCTGCAGCAAAATGAAGATTATCAAGAGCGTCTGTATGAAGTGGAGGCTCCAGGGGGCTGGCTTCAGAGAAGAAACATCTGGCTCAACATCAAGCTGGGCCGCTATTCCATCT GTTTTAATGAGGAGAGTGGTCCAACAtcaggagaaacacagaggaatgaA AAGCAGTCTAACAACTGCCGACCTGAACCGACCTCATTCAACATCTGCGACGTCAACACTCCACCGGCAACAGGCTCTTCTGAGGAACAAATTAAACCGTGCGATCCAAGCCAAGGAGGAAGCTCCCCAAGCAGCAAGACCTCTGGAACAGGATGTAGTCCTGCAGCCCACGCTGATGAGCTGGACCGTGGACCTCCCACCAGACCGGCAAAGTTGAACACAAAACAAGCCCTGATGTTGCAGCCCTCTCTATCTACAGAGCCTTGCAGAGAGAAGCCAgattcagaggaaacacaagaaaGAATCAAACGAGTCAGAAGGACATGA